The Lysobacter capsici genome has a segment encoding these proteins:
- a CDS encoding GAF domain-containing protein, whose amino-acid sequence MFTASTLSGGKPEQYAQLLDQARGLLDGERDPIANAANLSALVNQALPQLNWVGFYFYDGAELVVGPFQGLPACVRIPLDKGVCGAAASSRQTQRVADVHDFPGHIACDAASRSEVVVPLFKGERLIGVFDLDSPVPNRFDADDQAGLEALAQVYLESLA is encoded by the coding sequence ATGTTTACAGCCTCCACACTTTCGGGCGGAAAGCCCGAGCAGTACGCCCAGTTGCTCGATCAGGCACGCGGCCTGCTCGACGGCGAGCGCGACCCGATCGCCAATGCCGCCAACCTGTCGGCGCTGGTCAATCAGGCGCTGCCGCAGCTCAACTGGGTCGGCTTCTATTTCTACGATGGCGCCGAATTGGTGGTCGGACCGTTCCAGGGCCTGCCGGCCTGCGTGCGTATACCGCTCGACAAGGGCGTGTGCGGCGCGGCCGCGTCGAGCCGCCAGACCCAGCGCGTCGCCGATGTCCACGACTTCCCCGGCCATATCGCCTGCGACGCGGCCTCGCGTTCGGAAGTGGTGGTGCCGTTGTTCAAGGGCGAGCGGCTGATCGGCGTGTTCGATCTCGACAGCCCGGTACCGAACCGTTTCGACGCCGACGACCAGGCGGGCCTGGAAGCCCTGGCGCAGGTCTACCTGGAGTCTTTGGCATGA
- a CDS encoding phasin family protein codes for MYQQFNEQFAAATRQFADTAAQVNRLALDNAGAVFGLQIAAIEERVNATFAFFGEAAEARDPEAFKTLWPKGVQIARENVERAVSTGQEAFGRTIKANEAIAELAKSQIETAAKATQANVEKATKAATKATAAK; via the coding sequence ATGTACCAGCAATTCAACGAACAGTTCGCCGCCGCTACGCGCCAGTTCGCGGACACGGCCGCTCAGGTCAACCGCCTGGCCCTCGACAACGCCGGCGCCGTGTTCGGTCTGCAGATCGCCGCGATCGAAGAGCGCGTCAACGCGACCTTCGCTTTCTTCGGTGAAGCCGCCGAAGCGCGCGATCCGGAAGCGTTCAAGACCCTGTGGCCGAAGGGCGTGCAGATCGCTCGCGAAAACGTCGAGCGCGCTGTCAGCACCGGTCAGGAAGCGTTCGGCCGCACCATCAAGGCCAACGAAGCCATCGCCGAGCTGGCCAAGTCGCAGATCGAAACCGCCGCCAAGGCCACCCAGGCCAACGTCGAGAAGGCCACCAAGGCCGCGACCAAGGCGACCGCTGCGAAGTAA
- a CDS encoding S41 family peptidase, producing the protein MQQAARDRAGTADKIFEPVVKPLAGAIGYVAVPGFSGGDDAGRDAFARGIVERIAARAPSASAGWIVDLRGNSGGTMWPMLAGLRPLLGASEIGGNVSAPGQPMRRWRPEQLMPNAATWPQPDLRAAKVAVLIGPRTSSSGEAVAIAFSGRARTRSFGQPSDGRSTSNETIALPDGGALLLTTAVFADRSGKLFGGRIEPDVVVPAGDGDGNSDASDPALAAAQVWLASDE; encoded by the coding sequence ATGCAGCAGGCCGCGCGCGATCGCGCCGGCACGGCGGACAAAATCTTCGAGCCGGTGGTCAAGCCGCTGGCGGGCGCGATCGGCTATGTGGCCGTGCCGGGGTTTTCAGGCGGCGACGACGCCGGCCGCGACGCGTTCGCGCGCGGGATCGTCGAACGCATCGCCGCGCGCGCGCCGAGCGCGTCCGCGGGCTGGATCGTCGATCTGCGCGGCAACAGCGGCGGCACGATGTGGCCGATGTTGGCCGGCCTGCGGCCGCTGCTCGGCGCCAGCGAGATCGGCGGCAATGTGTCGGCGCCCGGCCAGCCGATGCGGCGGTGGCGGCCGGAACAGCTCATGCCGAACGCGGCGACCTGGCCGCAACCGGATTTGCGCGCGGCCAAGGTCGCGGTGTTGATCGGGCCGCGCACCAGCAGTTCCGGCGAAGCGGTGGCGATCGCGTTCAGCGGTCGCGCCCGCACGCGCTCGTTCGGTCAGCCCAGCGATGGTCGTTCGACCTCCAACGAAACTATCGCATTGCCCGATGGCGGCGCCCTGCTGCTGACCACGGCCGTGTTCGCCGATCGCAGCGGCAAGCTGTTCGGCGGCAGGATCGAGCCGGATGTGGTGGTGCCAGCTGGCGACGGCGACGGCAATTCCGATGCGTCCGATCCGGCGCTTGCGGCGGCGCAGGTGTGGCTGGCCTCCGACGAGTAG
- a CDS encoding TfoX/Sxy family protein, which translates to MTAAPKMRNIGPKSAAWLRQVGLRTHEDIAAIGTVEAFMRVKRAGFKPTLNLLYAIEGALLDCHWQEISDERRQELILAAEAATALLPAPRNKPAAAPVHTTMHAEERHDDASAYDGGPAAHDDDDASGGDERHGDQDGEERHD; encoded by the coding sequence ATGACCGCGGCACCCAAGATGCGCAACATCGGCCCTAAAAGTGCGGCTTGGCTGCGCCAAGTGGGTTTGCGCACGCATGAAGATATTGCCGCGATCGGCACGGTCGAGGCGTTCATGCGGGTCAAGCGCGCCGGCTTCAAGCCGACCTTGAACCTGCTTTACGCGATCGAAGGCGCGCTGCTCGACTGCCATTGGCAGGAGATCAGCGACGAACGCCGCCAGGAACTGATCCTGGCCGCCGAAGCGGCGACCGCGCTGCTGCCGGCGCCGCGCAACAAGCCGGCCGCCGCGCCGGTGCATACGACCATGCATGCCGAGGAACGGCATGACGACGCTTCGGCCTACGACGGTGGTCCGGCGGCGCATGACGACGATGATGCGTCCGGCGGCGATGAGCGGCATGGCGATCAGGACGGCGAAGAACGGCACGATTGA
- the bioD gene encoding dethiobiotin synthase, whose protein sequence is MTDSLRLPRGPLPNGVFVTGTDTGIGKSLASATLLHSLRSLGARAVGMKPVASGCDATADGWRNEDALLLQAASRPTPRYDDINPYALPQPLAPEIAAAQAGVEIALAPIHQAYARLSAQADTVVVEGVGGWAAPISAELDQIDLVRALDLPVVLVVGVRLGAINHARLSARAIQADGARLVGWIANGIDPHMASAEENFQILCRRLPVPCWGRLPYSPSPDPAAMAGLLTPVF, encoded by the coding sequence ATGACCGACTCCCTCCGACTTCCGCGCGGCCCGCTTCCCAACGGTGTGTTCGTCACCGGCACCGACACCGGCATCGGCAAGTCGCTAGCCAGCGCCACGTTGCTGCACAGCCTGCGTTCGCTCGGCGCGCGCGCGGTCGGGATGAAGCCGGTCGCCAGCGGCTGCGACGCCACCGCCGACGGCTGGCGCAACGAGGACGCGCTGCTGCTGCAGGCGGCCAGCAGGCCGACGCCGCGCTACGACGACATCAACCCCTACGCGCTGCCGCAACCGCTGGCCCCGGAGATCGCCGCCGCGCAGGCCGGAGTCGAGATCGCGCTCGCGCCGATCCACCAGGCCTATGCGCGGTTGTCGGCGCAGGCCGATACGGTCGTGGTCGAAGGCGTCGGCGGCTGGGCCGCGCCGATCAGCGCCGAGCTCGATCAGATCGACCTGGTGCGCGCCCTGGATCTGCCGGTGGTGCTGGTGGTCGGCGTGCGCCTGGGAGCGATCAACCACGCGCGGCTGAGCGCGCGCGCGATCCAGGCCGACGGCGCGCGGCTGGTCGGCTGGATCGCCAACGGCATCGATCCGCACATGGCGAGCGCCGAGGAAAACTTCCAGATCCTGTGCCGGCGCCTGCCGGTGCCGTGCTGGGGCCGGCTGCCGTATTCGCCGTCGCCCGATCCGGCCGCGATGGCGGGACTGTTGACGCCGGTGTTCTGA
- the btuB gene encoding TonB-dependent vitamin B12 receptor, which yields MPVASLRALNLSFAIACALALPTVAAAAPAGEATDLDEVVVTANRTAVSVNDLLTPVEVLDRSDIQRSQARDLNDLLRGRAGITLANQGGAGKLTTLFLRGSESDHVLVLVDGIRIGSPTSGLAALQDLPLELIDRIEIVRGPRSSLYGADAIGGVIQVFTRREQQGFAPRVHVGGGSNDSIEFGTGFGGRSGRGWFGADYSFRKTQGINACRGGGFPVFAGCFTDEPDRDGYESHALSLRGGIEISDQWSIEGQALRVEGENHYDGDFGNYSETVQQVIGGKLDWRPSDTVHVQLSAGRNVDASQNYDLKGFGAYPGGVSPGQRIGFFDTDRDSATLQADFNLFEGNTLTAGLDWLRDRVDSDTVYDELERDNKAGFVQYQGRFGNQSFEASLRRDDNEQFGGHTTGGAAWGLSFAERWRVTVGYGTAFKAPTFNELYYPFFGNAKLKPEESKTWELGLAYRGDNFNARIDGFDTRVDQLITFDSAINLPNNIERARMRGAEIGVDTTFAQWTLAASASFLDTENRVGFYRGNDLPRRAKRSGRIDLDRAFGKFRIGATAVGYGSRYDDVGNSSRVGGYGTFDLRAEYAISDALSLQARVANVFDRDYETVSYYNQPGREWFVTLRYAPKN from the coding sequence ATGCCGGTTGCAAGTCTGCGTGCCCTGAACCTTTCCTTCGCCATCGCCTGTGCCCTGGCGCTGCCGACCGTCGCGGCCGCGGCGCCCGCCGGCGAGGCCACCGACCTGGACGAAGTGGTCGTCACCGCCAACCGCACCGCGGTCAGCGTCAACGATCTGCTGACCCCGGTCGAGGTGCTCGACCGCAGCGACATCCAGCGCAGCCAGGCGCGCGATCTCAACGATCTGCTGCGCGGCCGCGCCGGCATCACCCTCGCCAACCAGGGCGGCGCCGGCAAGCTGACCACGCTGTTCCTGCGCGGCAGCGAATCCGACCACGTGCTGGTGCTGGTCGACGGCATCCGCATCGGTTCGCCGACCTCGGGCCTGGCCGCGCTGCAGGATCTGCCGCTGGAACTGATCGACCGGATCGAAATCGTGCGCGGCCCGCGTTCTAGCTTGTACGGCGCCGACGCCATCGGCGGCGTGATCCAGGTGTTCACCCGCCGCGAGCAGCAGGGCTTCGCCCCGCGCGTGCATGTCGGCGGCGGCAGCAACGACAGCATCGAATTCGGCACCGGCTTCGGCGGCCGCAGCGGCCGCGGCTGGTTCGGCGCCGACTACAGCTTCCGCAAGACCCAGGGCATCAACGCCTGCCGCGGCGGCGGCTTCCCGGTGTTCGCCGGCTGCTTCACCGACGAGCCCGACCGCGACGGCTACGAGAGCCATGCGCTGTCGCTGCGCGGCGGCATCGAGATCAGCGACCAGTGGAGCATCGAAGGCCAGGCGCTGCGCGTGGAAGGCGAGAACCACTACGACGGCGACTTCGGCAACTATTCCGAAACGGTGCAGCAGGTGATCGGCGGCAAGCTCGACTGGCGCCCGTCGGACACGGTGCATGTGCAGCTGAGCGCGGGCCGCAATGTCGATGCTTCGCAGAATTACGATCTCAAGGGATTTGGCGCTTATCCCGGCGGCGTTTCTCCGGGGCAGCGGATCGGGTTTTTCGATACTGATCGCGACAGCGCGACCTTGCAGGCCGATTTCAATCTTTTCGAAGGCAACACGTTGACCGCGGGCTTGGATTGGCTGCGCGATCGCGTCGACAGCGACACCGTCTACGACGAACTCGAACGCGACAACAAGGCCGGTTTCGTCCAGTACCAGGGCCGCTTCGGCAACCAGTCGTTCGAAGCCAGCCTGCGCCGCGACGACAACGAGCAGTTCGGCGGCCACACCACCGGCGGCGCCGCGTGGGGCCTGAGCTTCGCCGAGCGCTGGCGCGTGACCGTGGGCTACGGCACCGCGTTCAAGGCGCCGACCTTCAACGAGCTGTACTACCCGTTCTTCGGCAACGCCAAGCTCAAGCCGGAAGAGTCCAAGACCTGGGAACTGGGCCTGGCCTACCGCGGCGACAACTTCAACGCGCGCATCGACGGCTTCGACACCCGCGTCGATCAGCTGATCACCTTCGACTCGGCGATCAACCTGCCCAACAACATCGAACGCGCGCGCATGCGCGGCGCCGAGATCGGCGTCGACACCACCTTCGCGCAATGGACGCTGGCGGCGAGCGCGAGCTTCCTCGACACCGAAAACCGGGTCGGCTTCTACCGCGGCAACGACCTGCCGCGCCGCGCCAAGCGCAGCGGCCGCATCGACCTGGATCGCGCGTTCGGCAAGTTCCGCATCGGCGCGACCGCGGTCGGTTACGGCTCGCGTTACGACGATGTGGGCAACAGCAGCCGCGTCGGCGGCTACGGCACCTTCGACCTGCGCGCCGAGTACGCGATCAGCGACGCGCTGAGCCTGCAGGCGCGCGTGGCCAACGTGTTCGATCGCGACTACGAAACGGTGTCGTACTACAACCAGCCCGGCCGCGAGTGGTTCGTGACCCTGCGTTACGCGCCGAAGAACTGA